A stretch of the Bacillus anthracis str. Vollum genome encodes the following:
- a CDS encoding MBL fold metallo-hydrolase: MEVKSLQAKDVAEKVLFGELFILDVRNETDYEDWKIEGKQISSINKPYFDLLDGVDQIVSELPKDKDVLVVCAKEGSSIFVAEQLTEAGLENIYYLAGGMKAWSEYVKPIKVGDLKNGGSMYQFNRLGKGCLSYMVVSNGEAAVIDAIRTVEAYEQFAKENGVTITNVMDTHLHADHISGGRKLAEKVGGTYWLPPKDAEEVVFSYEPLVEGSVITVGGTKIEIDALYSPGHTIGSTSFIVDNSYLLSGDILFVDSIGRPDLAGKAEDWVSDLRNTLYSRYKELSQSLIVLPAHYSKISEMDESGIVSAKLKDLFEHNAGLNIEDEGEFRKVVTENLPPQPNAYEEIRQTNMGKIHPSVDEEREMEIGPNRCAVHK, encoded by the coding sequence ATGGAAGTTAAATCATTACAAGCAAAAGATGTTGCAGAGAAAGTTTTATTCGGAGAGTTGTTTATTTTAGATGTTCGTAATGAGACGGATTATGAAGATTGGAAAATTGAAGGGAAACAAATCTCATCTATAAATAAACCGTATTTTGATTTGTTAGATGGTGTAGATCAAATTGTAAGTGAATTACCTAAAGATAAAGATGTTTTAGTAGTATGTGCAAAAGAAGGGTCTTCTATATTTGTGGCAGAGCAGTTAACAGAGGCTGGATTAGAAAATATTTATTATTTAGCTGGTGGTATGAAGGCTTGGAGTGAATATGTAAAGCCTATAAAAGTTGGAGATTTAAAAAATGGCGGAAGTATGTACCAGTTTAACCGCCTTGGAAAAGGCTGTTTATCTTATATGGTCGTTTCAAACGGTGAAGCAGCAGTTATTGATGCAATAAGAACAGTTGAAGCGTATGAACAATTTGCGAAAGAGAATGGCGTTACGATTACGAATGTAATGGATACACATTTACATGCAGACCATATTTCTGGAGGACGTAAGTTAGCTGAAAAAGTAGGGGGGACGTACTGGTTACCACCAAAAGATGCGGAGGAAGTTGTTTTCTCATATGAACCGCTCGTTGAAGGATCTGTTATTACGGTGGGGGGTACTAAAATTGAAATTGATGCATTATACTCACCGGGGCATACGATTGGAAGTACATCATTTATTGTAGATAATTCCTATTTATTATCAGGCGATATTTTATTTGTAGATTCCATCGGGCGTCCAGATCTTGCTGGGAAGGCTGAAGATTGGGTAAGTGATTTACGTAATACTTTGTATAGCCGATATAAAGAACTATCTCAAAGTTTAATTGTGTTACCGGCTCATTATTCAAAAATAAGTGAAATGGACGAAAGTGGTATTGTTAGTGCAAAATTAAAAGATTTATTTGAGCATAATGCAGGATTAAATATTGAGGATGAGGGAGAGTTCCGTAAAGTTGTAACAGAAAACTTACCACCTCAACCAAATGCATATGAAGAAATCCGTCAAACCAATATGGGTAAAATTCACCCGAGTGTGGATGAAGAGCGTGAAATGGAGATTGGTCCAAATCGTTGTGCAGTTCACAAATAA